In Spirosoma aureum, a single genomic region encodes these proteins:
- a CDS encoding tyrosine-type recombinase/integrase — MKKAKEKASFRLARLSDAGGDLTKQWVVVYYAWSEKQEKLLRKRVIIKGDSIVERKRDAEMVIKEVNRQLKSGAIVDPEFPVDQTPAPVKLALVPAIDPTSNLSAAIDYFLAIKKNSLKANSHKTYRSSLKLFRTYLSDKSLVRLRLNQFTAAHAHTYMDYVLADLGLSNKSFNKHLGVLETLFNFYQQRGQLKINPFVTVKPLAERPGRHTAFLPDQVGRIRDACVLTQDHQLWLFLNFIYYTFARPQSELRLLRVGDILDRTIRIDAENAKNNRTAHVLIPPPLEKLLIQHRIRDYQANHYVFTIDGIPGPKPAYEKYFYNQHRRILNLLKMTDQSYDLYGWKHTGVIALYRATKDVKLIQRQCRHSSLDQTDKYLRDLGLFLNEDQFGKLESI, encoded by the coding sequence ATGAAAAAAGCGAAAGAAAAAGCCTCATTCCGATTAGCTCGCTTATCGGATGCGGGGGGCGACCTGACCAAACAATGGGTGGTCGTCTATTATGCCTGGTCAGAGAAACAAGAGAAGTTGCTTCGAAAACGGGTGATTATTAAGGGAGACTCCATAGTTGAGCGAAAACGGGATGCGGAAATGGTCATTAAAGAGGTGAACAGACAGCTAAAATCTGGCGCTATCGTTGACCCTGAATTCCCTGTCGATCAAACTCCTGCTCCGGTTAAATTGGCTCTGGTGCCTGCCATTGATCCAACATCCAATTTGTCAGCGGCTATTGACTACTTCCTGGCCATCAAGAAGAACAGTCTCAAGGCTAATTCTCATAAGACCTACCGGTCATCGCTGAAGCTGTTTCGCACTTATTTGTCGGACAAGAGCTTGGTCCGTTTACGATTGAATCAGTTTACTGCCGCTCATGCTCACACCTATATGGATTATGTGCTGGCCGATTTAGGGCTCTCCAATAAATCGTTTAATAAGCATCTGGGTGTACTGGAGACGTTGTTTAATTTTTACCAACAGCGGGGCCAGCTCAAAATAAATCCCTTTGTGACCGTGAAGCCTTTGGCTGAACGACCGGGCCGACATACGGCTTTCCTGCCAGATCAGGTTGGACGCATTCGGGATGCCTGTGTGCTGACTCAGGATCATCAGCTATGGTTATTCTTAAACTTCATTTATTATACGTTTGCCCGACCCCAGTCAGAGTTGCGCCTGCTTCGAGTAGGTGATATATTAGACCGTACTATTCGTATCGATGCTGAAAATGCGAAGAACAACCGGACCGCTCACGTATTGATTCCACCACCGCTCGAGAAGCTACTTATACAGCATCGGATACGAGACTACCAGGCGAACCACTATGTGTTTACGATTGATGGAATTCCTGGTCCTAAACCAGCTTATGAGAAGTATTTCTATAACCAGCATCGGCGCATTCTGAACTTACTGAAAATGACGGATCAATCTTACGATTTGTATGGCTGGAAACATACAGGTGTTATAGCGCTTTATCGAGCTACTAAAGATGTCAAGCTTATCCAACGTCAGTGCCGTCATAGCAGTCTAGACCAGACGGATAAATACCTGCGCGATTTGGGACTGTTTTTAAACGAAGATCAGTTTGGGAAACTAGAAAGTATCTAA
- a CDS encoding helix-turn-helix domain-containing protein produces the protein MAIYKQSDYEALRRRCVELSQTGWQQAAIAQAFGLTQPWVSRTLKKYNQQGPTALQEGKRTGAPARLSTQQLSQLVSELNKGAEHHGFSGVVWTRPRINEVIRKLFGVSYDPSQIGRILKKVGWSRQLPQCKARQQDAQAVAQWR, from the coding sequence ATGGCAATCTACAAACAATCCGACTACGAAGCCCTTCGCCGACGCTGTGTTGAACTCAGCCAGACAGGCTGGCAGCAAGCCGCCATTGCTCAGGCCTTTGGACTCACTCAACCTTGGGTTAGTCGAACCCTGAAGAAATACAACCAGCAAGGACCAACCGCCTTGCAAGAAGGGAAGCGAACCGGTGCACCAGCCCGTTTATCGACTCAGCAACTAAGCCAATTAGTAAGTGAACTTAATAAAGGAGCCGAACATCACGGATTTAGCGGAGTAGTCTGGACCCGCCCCCGAATTAATGAAGTGATCAGGAAGTTATTTGGCGTCAGTTATGACCCCTCTCAAATAGGTCGTATTTTGAAGAAAGTAGGCTGGAGCAGGCAGTTGCCGCAATGCAAAGCCCGTCAGCAAGATGCGCAAGCAGTTGCTCAATGGCGATAG
- a CDS encoding transposase, with product MAIGTLTGTQSDRRSEKAKDEERVILYVDESACYLLPLVAHTWAPCGQTPVLVEQAGRTHLSLIAAIAPNGRIYVAGQDQAFTGEDIVWFLSQLCGRYRKRNLLIIWDGAAIHRSEAVKQFLRERPGRIHLERLPAYSRATVARN from the coding sequence ATGGCGATAGGAACGCTTACCGGAACTCAATCGGATCGCCGAAGCGAAAAAGCGAAGGATGAAGAGCGAGTTATTTTATATGTCGATGAGTCAGCCTGTTATTTACTGCCCTTAGTAGCTCATACTTGGGCACCTTGTGGGCAGACACCGGTACTGGTTGAACAAGCAGGACGGACCCACTTAAGCCTGATTGCGGCTATCGCCCCAAACGGTCGAATCTACGTGGCTGGTCAGGATCAGGCGTTCACGGGTGAGGACATAGTCTGGTTTTTAAGCCAACTGTGTGGGCGCTATCGGAAGCGGAATCTACTGATTATCTGGGACGGAGCCGCCATTCATCGTAGTGAAGCTGTTAAGCAGTTCCTTCGGGAGCGGCCCGGTCGGATTCATTTGGAACGCTTACCCGCTTACAGCCGCGCCACGGTGGCCCGGAACTGA